Proteins from a genomic interval of Chloroflexota bacterium:
- a CDS encoding HD domain-containing protein, giving the protein MEMVPTNSLQAVVGEDAERRARLRLALDEGGGVLRAYLTDLFVQGWVAALHVRDLETSDHTHRVARATVALGRALGLDEWTLRIWRWGALLHDIGKVAVPDNILHKPGPLTAEEWRVMRRHPLLAREILEKAAFLPAEIVEIPLYHHERWDGSGYPFGLKEGEIPLAARAFAVVDVWDALQSERPYRLPWPRERVVRYMQANAGVLFDPYLVELYIRLWRQGLQG; this is encoded by the coding sequence ATGGAAATGGTGCCCACAAATTCTTTACAGGCAGTTGTGGGGGAAGATGCGGAGCGAAGGGCTCGTCTGAGGTTGGCCCTGGATGAGGGTGGGGGTGTTCTCCGGGCCTACCTGACAGACCTCTTCGTGCAGGGGTGGGTGGCGGCGCTGCACGTCCGCGATCTGGAAACCAGCGACCATACCCATCGCGTGGCGCGCGCGACCGTGGCTCTCGGCCGGGCGTTGGGCCTTGATGAGTGGACGCTGCGTATCTGGCGCTGGGGAGCACTGTTGCACGACATTGGGAAAGTGGCCGTGCCCGATAACATCCTCCACAAACCGGGGCCGTTGACGGCAGAGGAGTGGCGCGTGATGCGCCGTCACCCGCTGCTGGCGCGAGAGATTCTTGAAAAAGCCGCTTTCCTGCCGGCCGAAATTGTAGAAATCCCTCTCTATCATCATGAGCGCTGGGATGGGAGTGGCTATCCCTTTGGCCTCAAAGAAGGTGAGATTCCGCTGGCGGCGCGAGCCTTTGCCGTCGTTGATGTGTGGGATGCCCTCCAAAGCGAGCGCCCGTATCGTCTTCCCTGGCCGCGGGAACGCGTGGTCCGCTACATGCAGGCCAACGCAGGTGTTCTTTTCGACCCCTATTTGGTAGAACTGTATATCCGCCTGTGGCGGCAAGGGTTGCAAGGTTAA
- a CDS encoding tetratricopeptide repeat protein, whose amino-acid sequence MANRTPASEEFPLLLTKIQVPRRPPGVLRRARLVERLHQNLHRRLTFVTAPAGFGKTTLLVDFAAEAPARVGWYHITAEDRDLRRFVRYLAGAFLQVFPQMREVFADLLEGVLPAQNPVALAGWLNNLLAEHVDDFTLLVIDDYHLVGEQQEVVDFVEAWLEHLPDQVRLLIASRSVYGIPTTRLYLRNELGLIGPEDLRFTAEELRALARLAYDVDLPLDYATDLAARTDGWIIAMLLAIRLRTEGNIPLIHGEREELYAFLAEEVLRHLPAYLVDFLLKTSLFDEFDAPLCQEVLQEPKAAAYLREVENRNLFVTRVDTREGAVYRYHQLFADFLQSRLQAEAREGRVALHARAARWFWERGDVERAVAHRLAAGDREGAAEWMDAAAREAFLNGHLELLAQWVATLEKPVDLRPRAPRLLLYHAKALGNQQRFADSDALLALARPVLEQQHDDLLWANLLEAQGLNAYMQRDYARAAQLARSASEALSKLGEGLWEKALRFAQSRRVEALAIYYLGQRREALKKLEGVVHDLRALGGETARERQEKAYNLAMVLQDLGVLYFQEGRLGDALRAFSEVRDLWREHHLNPVEFPAVLNNLAFLYHRSGQQEMALRTYLEAADAARKQGSPNLAAVLSGIGEIYYEEERWEEAHKTFQEALAVARQSQSADFLAAAHRGMAKLWAARGQFAMAFEHLRQAAVLLGRSEESAWYAAWKGRLYWLLGDDKAALAALLPLLEPRDESLLQEDEARILLLTAALLADQGETERPLRLLQRALEMVAHLGYVHFLRVEARRLQAFFRQMSARLSHPVLEELVRLGQPPLALALEAPQQVAWPPLVAHGFGVGEVWLGEARISRAAWRAMGARALFFFILDRGPVRKEEIALAFWPDFSLAKVNSNLHATLWRVRRALGDKHFIQVEEGRYRLHPNLQVRYDVATFEQLLQEAARLTEVEKQRGLLAEAVRLYRGDFLEDMDFPWVSDRRYELQRRYGEALAWLIEDAMRRRAWREALTWLEPALATEPYNDRWHLYRLQCLAAMGKPSRARAYYRDYRRRLKKELGVEPDEALQRFVESLG is encoded by the coding sequence ATGGCGAACCGGACCCCCGCTTCAGAGGAATTTCCTCTGCTCCTCACCAAAATCCAGGTGCCGCGTCGGCCTCCGGGTGTGTTGCGTCGCGCCCGGTTGGTGGAAAGGTTGCACCAGAACCTCCACCGCCGCCTGACGTTTGTTACGGCCCCTGCGGGTTTTGGCAAAACAACCCTGCTGGTAGACTTCGCTGCTGAAGCGCCTGCCAGGGTAGGGTGGTATCACATCACCGCCGAGGACCGAGACCTGCGGCGCTTTGTGCGCTACCTCGCAGGGGCTTTCCTGCAGGTCTTCCCGCAGATGCGGGAGGTGTTTGCCGATTTGCTGGAAGGCGTGCTGCCGGCTCAAAACCCGGTGGCCCTGGCGGGGTGGTTGAACAACTTGCTCGCCGAGCACGTGGATGATTTTACGCTGTTGGTGATTGACGATTACCACCTGGTGGGGGAACAGCAAGAGGTGGTGGATTTTGTGGAAGCATGGCTGGAGCATTTGCCCGACCAGGTGCGCTTGCTGATTGCCTCGCGCAGTGTGTATGGCATTCCTACCACCCGCCTTTACCTGCGAAATGAACTTGGCCTGATAGGCCCTGAAGATCTGCGCTTTACGGCGGAGGAGTTGCGGGCCCTGGCGCGGCTGGCTTATGACGTCGACCTGCCGTTGGATTATGCCACTGATCTGGCTGCCCGTACCGATGGGTGGATCATTGCGATGCTGCTGGCTATTCGCCTGCGCACCGAGGGCAATATTCCTCTCATTCACGGTGAGCGAGAAGAACTGTACGCTTTTTTGGCGGAAGAAGTTCTCAGGCATCTGCCGGCCTATCTGGTGGATTTTTTGCTCAAGACCAGCCTTTTCGACGAGTTCGATGCCCCGCTGTGTCAGGAAGTGCTGCAGGAGCCGAAAGCGGCGGCTTATTTGCGGGAGGTTGAAAATCGCAATTTGTTCGTCACCCGGGTAGATACGCGCGAAGGCGCGGTTTATCGGTATCACCAATTGTTTGCGGATTTTCTGCAGAGCCGCTTGCAGGCAGAGGCTCGAGAGGGCCGGGTGGCGCTTCATGCGCGGGCGGCGCGGTGGTTTTGGGAGCGGGGCGATGTCGAGCGGGCGGTGGCTCATCGGTTGGCGGCTGGCGATCGGGAAGGCGCGGCCGAATGGATGGATGCGGCAGCCCGGGAAGCATTTTTGAATGGTCACTTGGAGCTGTTGGCCCAGTGGGTGGCAACGTTGGAGAAGCCGGTGGACCTGCGCCCACGCGCGCCGCGCTTGCTGCTTTACCATGCCAAGGCGTTAGGCAATCAACAACGCTTTGCCGATAGCGATGCGCTGCTGGCGCTGGCGCGGCCGGTGCTGGAACAGCAGCACGATGACTTGCTTTGGGCTAACCTTCTGGAAGCCCAGGGACTGAACGCCTACATGCAGCGCGACTATGCCCGGGCAGCGCAATTGGCCCGCAGTGCCAGCGAAGCACTGAGCAAACTGGGGGAAGGGCTCTGGGAAAAAGCACTGCGCTTTGCCCAGTCGCGACGGGTAGAGGCCCTGGCAATCTATTATTTGGGGCAGCGTAGGGAGGCGTTGAAGAAGTTAGAAGGCGTGGTGCACGATCTGCGCGCGTTGGGCGGAGAGACGGCACGCGAGCGGCAGGAAAAGGCCTACAACCTGGCGATGGTTTTGCAAGACCTGGGGGTGCTCTATTTCCAGGAAGGCCGTTTAGGTGATGCGTTGCGTGCCTTTAGTGAAGTGAGAGATCTATGGCGTGAGCATCATTTGAACCCGGTGGAATTTCCCGCCGTGCTGAACAACCTGGCGTTTCTGTACCACCGCAGCGGACAGCAGGAAATGGCGCTGCGCACCTATTTAGAGGCCGCCGATGCGGCGCGTAAGCAAGGCTCTCCTAACCTGGCGGCCGTACTTTCAGGCATTGGGGAAATTTACTACGAAGAAGAGCGGTGGGAAGAGGCCCACAAGACCTTTCAAGAAGCGCTTGCTGTGGCGCGACAAAGTCAGTCGGCTGACTTCCTCGCCGCGGCCCATCGGGGAATGGCAAAACTGTGGGCTGCGCGTGGTCAGTTTGCCATGGCTTTCGAGCACTTGCGACAGGCGGCTGTGTTGTTGGGGCGTTCTGAGGAAAGCGCGTGGTATGCGGCCTGGAAGGGGCGGTTGTATTGGTTGCTGGGCGACGACAAGGCGGCTTTGGCCGCACTGTTGCCGCTTTTGGAACCGCGCGACGAGAGCCTTTTGCAGGAAGACGAGGCGCGCATCTTGTTGCTGACGGCAGCATTGTTGGCCGATCAGGGGGAAACCGAGCGCCCCCTGCGTTTGTTGCAGCGCGCTTTGGAAATGGTGGCCCATTTGGGGTATGTCCACTTCCTGCGGGTGGAAGCGCGCCGGTTGCAGGCGTTTTTCCGTCAGATGTCTGCGCGCCTGTCGCATCCTGTTTTGGAAGAGTTGGTGCGCCTGGGGCAGCCGCCCTTAGCCCTCGCGCTGGAAGCCCCTCAGCAGGTTGCCTGGCCGCCTTTGGTGGCGCATGGTTTTGGGGTGGGGGAAGTGTGGCTTGGCGAGGCGCGTATTTCTCGCGCGGCATGGCGGGCAATGGGGGCGCGGGCGCTGTTTTTCTTCATCCTCGACCGCGGCCCGGTGCGGAAAGAGGAAATTGCGCTGGCTTTTTGGCCTGATTTCTCGCTGGCAAAGGTGAATAGCAATTTGCATGCTACCTTGTGGCGGGTGCGGCGAGCGTTGGGCGATAAGCATTTCATTCAGGTGGAAGAGGGGCGTTACCGCCTGCATCCTAATTTGCAGGTGCGCTATGACGTCGCGACGTTTGAACAACTGCTGCAAGAGGCTGCCCGCCTCACCGAAGTGGAGAAGCAGCGGGGCTTGTTGGCGGAGGCGGTGCGGCTTTACCGCGGTGATTTCCTGGAGGATATGGACTTTCCCTGGGTGAGTGATCGGCGCTATGAATTGCAGCGCCGCTATGGAGAAGCCCTGGCGTGGCTGATTGAAGACGCCATGCGCCGGCGGGCGTGGCGAGAAGCCCTGACGTGGCTTGAGCCTGCCCTGGCAACGGAGCCGTATAACGACCGCTGGCATCTTTACCGTTTGCAGTGCCTCGCGGCCATGGGAAAGCCTTCCCGCGCGCGAGCCTACTACCGGGATTACCGCCGCCGTTTGAAAAAGGAGTTGGGGGTTGAGCCGGATGAGGCATTGCAACGTTTTGTCGAGTCCTTAGGGTAG
- a CDS encoding DMT family transporter: MSRRWLANSLLLITAAVWGLAFVAQRVGMDYIGPFTFNAVRFALGAVVLGFIVRFRRGRAARLALPRASVQRGLVLGLVLFVASSFQQVGLVYTTAGKAGFITGLYVVLVPLAGALLLGERHGAQVWLGAGLAAAGLYLLSVTGAWQMEKGDLLVLMSAFFWTAHVILVGRWTVAHDSLTLAALQFAAVALLSGVVAADWESVTLAGLQGALWAILYGGLISVGVGYTLQVVAQQYALPAHAAIIMSLEAVFALLGGVVLLGERVSGRGLVGAALMLAGMVISQWEATADDVAGGAG; encoded by the coding sequence ATGTCCCGCCGCTGGCTTGCTAACAGCCTTTTGCTCATCACCGCCGCGGTGTGGGGGCTGGCTTTTGTGGCCCAGCGTGTGGGGATGGACTACATTGGCCCCTTTACCTTCAACGCGGTGCGGTTTGCGTTGGGGGCGGTGGTGTTAGGGTTTATCGTGCGCTTCCGCCGGGGCCGCGCTGCGCGGCTTGCTTTGCCGCGAGCCAGCGTGCAGCGCGGCCTGGTGTTGGGGCTGGTGCTTTTTGTGGCTTCCTCGTTTCAGCAGGTGGGCTTGGTTTACACCACCGCCGGGAAGGCGGGCTTCATCACAGGGCTGTATGTGGTGCTGGTGCCGCTGGCGGGGGCGCTGCTGCTGGGAGAACGCCACGGCGCGCAAGTATGGCTGGGGGCAGGATTGGCTGCCGCGGGCCTTTACCTGCTGAGCGTTACCGGCGCGTGGCAGATGGAAAAAGGCGACCTGCTGGTGCTGATGAGTGCCTTTTTCTGGACGGCGCACGTTATTTTGGTGGGGCGGTGGACGGTCGCCCACGATAGCCTGACGCTGGCTGCGTTGCAATTCGCCGCGGTGGCGCTGCTCAGCGGCGTGGTGGCCGCGGACTGGGAAAGCGTGACGCTTGCAGGCTTGCAGGGGGCGCTGTGGGCGATTTTGTATGGTGGGCTGATTTCGGTGGGCGTGGGCTATACGCTTCAGGTGGTGGCCCAGCAATACGCCTTGCCGGCTCACGCGGCCATTATCATGAGCCTTGAGGCGGTGTTTGCTCTGCTGGGCGGTGTGGTGTTGTTGGGGGAACGCGTGAGCGGGCGCGGCCTGGTGGGGGCGGCGTTGATGCTCGCGGGCATGGTAATTTCCCAATGGGAAGCCACGGCCGACGACGTGGCAGGCGGGGCGGGCTGA
- a CDS encoding carbohydrate ABC transporter permease gives MVVSSAKLRKRLTDVFLNVLTAVLAAGWASIIVWAVVVSFRPSSEPLGRGDVWFGHALTFANYLKAWSLAPFGIYYRNTIIIVGMILIAQLITITLAGFAFAHQEFWGKKAIFFFILLQLMIPAAALLVPNFSTIRKLGLFDTTLAVALPYFGSAFGTFLMRQAFLEVPRDLVDAGIMDGCSWWQLLWHIYLPPSVPTLVAFALSSVSWHWNEFLWPLVVTLTNRSRPLTIGLVRFTQLGEIGARWPLLAAATITVIAPLFLLFLIFQKQFIRSFLHSGLK, from the coding sequence ATGGTCGTAAGCAGTGCAAAACTCCGCAAACGTTTGACGGATGTGTTCCTCAATGTGCTCACGGCGGTGCTGGCCGCGGGATGGGCTTCTATCATCGTCTGGGCGGTGGTGGTGTCGTTTCGGCCTTCCAGCGAGCCGCTGGGGCGCGGCGATGTGTGGTTCGGCCATGCGCTGACCTTTGCGAATTACCTCAAAGCATGGTCGCTGGCCCCCTTTGGAATTTACTACCGCAACACGATCATCATTGTGGGGATGATTTTAATTGCCCAGTTGATTACGATCACGCTGGCGGGCTTTGCTTTTGCCCACCAGGAATTTTGGGGCAAGAAGGCGATTTTCTTCTTCATCCTGCTGCAATTGATGATTCCCGCGGCGGCGCTTTTGGTGCCTAACTTCTCTACCATCCGCAAACTGGGGCTGTTCGACACCACGCTGGCAGTGGCGTTGCCTTATTTTGGCTCGGCTTTCGGCACGTTCCTCATGCGGCAGGCTTTCCTGGAGGTGCCGCGCGACCTGGTCGATGCGGGCATCATGGATGGCTGTTCGTGGTGGCAGTTGTTGTGGCATATCTATCTGCCGCCCTCGGTGCCCACCCTGGTGGCGTTTGCCCTTTCTTCGGTGAGTTGGCACTGGAACGAGTTTCTCTGGCCGTTGGTGGTCACCTTGACCAACCGCTCGCGCCCGCTGACGATTGGCCTGGTGCGCTTTACGCAGTTGGGCGAAATTGGGGCGCGCTGGCCGTTGCTGGCGGCGGCGACGATCACGGTGATTGCGCCGCTGTTCCTCCTCTTCCTGATTTTCCAGAAGCAGTTCATCCGCAGTTTCCTGCACTCTGGGCTGAAATAA
- a CDS encoding MarR family transcriptional regulator, with amino-acid sequence MNIEDRFLHLLYRLRTLGAEAPPFEAFQISPAQLMLLSWIADHPGCHIQNVATGLGLTSPTVSVGLRRLEQGGLLRREPDPTDKRARRLFLTPQGEALYQEVLAFRRAKARQFLSGLTAAEQETLLALWERALHAAEASSRNPSHLST; translated from the coding sequence ATGAACATCGAAGATCGCTTTCTCCACCTGCTTTACCGCCTGCGCACCCTGGGGGCAGAAGCCCCGCCCTTCGAAGCCTTCCAGATCTCACCCGCGCAACTCATGCTCTTGAGCTGGATTGCCGACCACCCCGGCTGCCACATTCAAAACGTGGCGACCGGGCTGGGGCTGACCTCGCCCACCGTCAGCGTGGGGCTTCGTCGGCTGGAGCAAGGCGGGCTGCTGCGCCGCGAGCCCGACCCCACCGACAAACGGGCACGACGTCTTTTCCTCACCCCACAGGGAGAGGCCCTGTATCAGGAAGTCCTGGCATTCCGCCGTGCCAAAGCGCGCCAGTTCCTCAGCGGGCTGACCGCCGCCGAGCAGGAAACCCTGCTCGCCCTTTGGGAACGCGCCCTGCACGCCGCGGAAGCCAGTTCGCGCAACCCTTCCCATTTGTCCACCTAA